In Oryza brachyantha chromosome 1, ObraRS2, whole genome shotgun sequence, the following are encoded in one genomic region:
- the LOC102714527 gene encoding protein HESO1-like produces MTESISNYDMGEQCIKNILSLIKPVEDDRMKRLYAIQELSNSIHKVAALRDAVFKPFGSFVSDLYSKSGDLDISVQLPNGTVSSITKQKKQYVLKELMRSLKSRGVAGQVQFIPYARVPVLQYVSNTSGISCDISINNYAGRIKSKIFKWISSLDARFSDMVLLVKEWAKAQNINDPKTGTLNSYSICLFVLFHFQTCEPAILPPLKDIYEGNIEEDIAETTGYDEEHLDEVCSANIENFQRENKEQRNESSLCHLLATFFRKFASIETLSGDVISTYTGQIKRIEENPSWMARSYSLFIEDPIERPDNAARAVCLRGLERIARAFTAANSKFASLEGASRNDLLEMMCTTAVVSKLVTRDSQEGTANSCTDTPGVSHQHARTMGHLPAGPSGNQNHHGTGGGSTVGSRVHTPPPRAYDTARQPTGGHRNRSQPAGVYQTAGPYQSNGHQQGYTRDLQETGHRNYSHPMAESHQSNGQAQVHATSIQAPRQYQNRSQQPPARSYNHQSSRPTETEGSWRNQQQKPTQYSNHSQQRPARNYSHQSSNPTTTEAGVHRTQQQRQQHTSGRQTNRNAVNTRHAPDAGRPPQNGPRPRESGTRVWRPKEPQTGRTNQNR; encoded by the exons ATGACTGAAAGTATCAGTAACTACGATATGGGGGAGCAGTGTATTAAAAACATCCTCTCTCTAATCAAACCAGTGGAGGATGATAGAATGAAACGGCTATATGCAATCCAGGAGCTGTCAAATTCAATACATAAAGTTGCAGCCTTACGAG ATGCCGTTTTTAAACCTTTTGGGTCCTTTGTATCGGACCTTTACTCAAAGTCAGGCGATTTGGACATATCGGTTCAGCTCCCAAACGGTACAGTCTCCAGTATAACCAAGCAGAAAAAGCAATATGTCTTGAAGGAATTAATGCGATCGCTAAAAAGTAGAG GTGTTGCCGGACAAGTGCAGTTCATTCCTTATGCAAGAGTTCCAGTTCTTCAGTATGTGAGCAACACCTCTGGAATTTCATGTGATATATCCATTAACAATTACGCTGGGAGAATTAAATCCAAAATCTTCAAGTGGATCAGTAGTTTAGATGCACGTTTTAGTGATATGGTTTTACTG GTCAAAGAATGGGCGAAAGCTCAAAACATTAATGATCCAAAAACTGGAACCCTAAACTCCTATTCAATTTGTCTGTTTGTTTTGTTCCATTTTCAG ACATGTGAGCCAGCAATCCTTCCACCTCTTAAGGATATTTATGAAGGGAACATTGAAGAAGATATTGCTG AAACCACAGGGTATGATGAGGAACATCTCGATGAGGTTTGCTCtgcaaatatagaaaattttcaacgtGAGAACAAGGAACAAAGGAATGAAAGCTCTCTTTGTCATCTGCTTGCAACCTTTTTTCGCAAG TTTGCCTCTATCGAGACCCTTTCGGGAGATGTGATATCCACTTACACGGGCCAGATCAAACGAATAGAGGAGAACCCAAGTTGGATGGCCAGATCATACAGCTTATTT ATCGAAGACCCAATTGAGAGGCCTGATAATGCCGCTCGAGCCGTCTGCTTGAGAGGCCTTGAGCGAATAGCTAGAGCCTTCACAGCTGCCAACAGTAAGTTCGCGTCTCTTGAGGGTGCCAGCCGCAATGACTTACTGGAGATGATGTGTACGACTGCCGTTGTCTCGAAGCTTGTTACAAGAGATAGCCAAGAAGGCACGGCTAACTCCTGTACAGACACTCCAGGGGTTAGCCATCAACATGCCAGGACTATGGGGCATTTGCCAGCGGGGCCATCTGGTAATCAAAATCACCACGGGACAGGAGGAGGATCTACGGTTGGCAGTCGAGTTCATACCCCCCCTCCGCGCGCGTACGATACAGCGCGCCAACCAACTGGAGGCCACCGCAATCGTAGCCAGCCAGCAGGAGTGTATCAAACAGCTGGACCATACCAGAGCAATGGCCATCAGCAGGGGTACACTAGAGATCTCCAAGAAACAGGGCACCGGAACTATAGCCATCCAATGGCAGAATCACACCAGAGTAATGGCCAGGCACAGGTGCATGCTACCAGCATCCAAGCACCTAGGCAATACCAGAACCGTAGCCAGCAGCCCCCGGCCAGAAGCTACAATCACCAGTCGTCACGTCCAACGGAGACAGAAGGATCATGGCGTAATCAGCAGCAGAAACCAACGCAGTACAGCAATCATAGCCAACAACGCCCGGCCAGAAATTACAGTCACCAATCGTCAAATCCTACGACGACCGAGGCAGGAGTACACCGGACTCAGCAGCAGAGACAACAACATACATCAGGCCGTCAGACAAATAGGAATGCTGTGAATACGAGGCACGCGCCTGATGCTGGAAGGCCCCCCCAAAACGGACCAAGACCTCGAGAGTCGGGCACGAGAGTATGGCGACCAAAGGAGCCGCAAACAGGGCGTACTAACCAGAACAGATAG
- the LOC102714801 gene encoding protein HESO1-like yields MPPIRRLTNYDVLEKCIEDILSLTKPVEGDRNKRLYAIQELSDTIYSAGALKGALVKPFGSFVSQLYAKSGDLDVSVELCNALNLPISKKKKQDALRELWRALQRRGIARHTEFIPNARVPVLQYVSNQYGISCDISISNYPGRIKSKIFYWINTLNRRFGDMVLLVKEWAKAQNINDPKNGTLNSYSLCLLVLFHFQTCEPAIIPPLKEIYEGNIVEDIAKMAYYNEKHLDEVCALNLARIQLQNMGQRNQCSLSRLLTSFFNKFSRIGALSSNVISTYTGRLERIQDNPRWMAKSYSLFVEDPFERPDNAARAVGFFEFQYIVDAFSNASKKFSSDALTDQNELLSLLCTPDIRSKLRGRAMASHYTNTPVDLSPRDVFLGHAELLAAPNQYHDQHRRQPARGTPDTGSRLGGRARANAPLSLSPHDAFLGHAEVELVTLRPNQYDDRHHHQPASGGSRPGHSPRIAADYLLLFCLTICTFP; encoded by the exons ATGCCGCCGATTAGGCGTCTCACTAATTATGATGTTTTGGAGAAGTGTATAGAAGATATCCTCTCTCTAACCAAACCAGTGGAGGGCGACCGAAACAAACGACTATATGCAATTCAGGAGCTGTCAGATACCATCTATTCAGCTGGGGCCTTGAAAG GTGCCTTGGTTAAACCTTTTGGATCCTTTGTGTCACAGCTTTACGCAAAATCAGGTGATTTGGATGTGTCAGTTGAGCTGTGCAATGCCTTGAATCTCCCTATAAGTAAGAAAAAGAAGCAAGATGCCTTGAGAGAATTATGGAGAGCTTTGCAAAGGAGAG GTATTGCTAGACATACAGAGTTCATTCCTAATGCAAGAGTTCCAGTTCTTCAGTATGTGAGCAACCAGTATGGTATTTCCTGTGATATATCCATTAGCAATTACCCTGGTCGAATTAAATCAAAAATCTTCTACTGGATCAATACTTTAAATCGACGCTTTGGTGATATGGTTTTATTG GTCAAGGAATGGGCCAAAGCTCAAAACATTAATGATCCAAAAAATGGAACCCTTAATTCTTATTCGCTTTGCCTACTTGTTCTCTTTCATTTTCAG ACATGTGAACCTGCAATAATACCACCGCTAAAGGAGATTTATGAAGGGAACATTGTGGAAGACATTGCAA AGATGGCGTATTATAATGAGAAACATCTTGATGAGGTTTGTGCATTAAATCTGGCAAGAATCCAGCTCCAAAATATGGGCCAAAGAAATCAATGCTCTCTTTCTCGTTTACTCACATCATTTTTTAACAAG TTTTCCCGTATTGGTGCCCTTTCGAGTAATGTTATATCCACTTACACTGGTCGGTTGGAGAGAATCCAGGACAATCCAAGATGGATGGCCAAGTCATACAGCTTGTTT GTTGAAGATCCATTTGAGAGACCTGATAATGCTGCTAGAGCAGTTGGTTTCTTTGAGTTCCAATATATTGTCGATGCCTTCAGCAATGCTAGTAAAAAGTTTTCTTCTGATGCACTTACTGACCAAAATGAATTATTGTCACTGCTTTGCACTCCTGATATTAGATCAAAACTTCGTGGGAGAGCCATGGCCAGCCATTATACAAATACCCCAGTAGATCTGAGTCCTCGTGACGTATTTCTAGGACATGCTGAACTTTTGGCAGCACCTAACCAATATCATGATCAACATCGTCGCCAGCCAGCCAGAGGAACTCCTGATACCGGATCAAGACTTGGTGGAAGAGCCAGGGCAAATGCCCCATTGAGTCTGAGTCCTCATGATGCATTTTTAGGACATGCTGAAGTTGAACTTGTGACACTGAGACCTAACCAATATGATGATCGACATCATCACCAGCCAGCCAGTGGAGGAAGCAGGCCAGGTCACAGTCCTAGGATAGCAGCAGATTATCTTTTGCTCTTTTGCCTAACAATATGCACATTCCCGTAG
- the LOC102707354 gene encoding probable methyltransferase PMT11 has translation MKPLGAHGADLLCGPRVVRAAVLAIACAAAFIVGYHWSDSSPRLLFFSSTAASPSLLSTGSPSVVVSPNANLSFDPSLIPTSAAGVSASATAPPASPSANASPPPALPPPPPLPTPPPPLLPPPPPARLGILGEDGAMRDDFDVGGAANDTDLASDEALPQEPTDATPVGGNRVRIGRFPVCPESLREYIPCLDNDEEIRKLPSTERGERFERHCPAKDKALSCLVPAPKGYKIPIPWPRSRDEVWFSNVPHTRLVDDKGGQNWITKAKDKFRFPGGGTQFIHGANQYLDQISQMVPDIAFGSHTRVVLDVGCGVASFGAYLLSRDVLTLSIAPKDVHENQIQFALERGVPAMAAAFATHRLLYPSQAFDLIHCSRCRINWTRDDGILLLEVNRMLRAGGFFAWAAQPVYKHEEAQQEAWKEMEELTARLCWELVKKEGYIAMWRKPLNNSCYMNRDPGVKPALCDTDDNPDDVWYVNLKACISRLPENGDGSTPYPWPARLMEPPERLQGVEMDAHSSKKELFKAETKFWDDIVEGYIRVFKWRKFKLRNVLDMRAGFGGFAAALINRKLDCWVMNVVPVSEPNTLPVIYDRGLLGVAHDWCEPFDTYPRTYDLLHAFGLFSKEQKRCNISSILLEMDRILRPGGRAYIRDLKEIVQEIKEIANAMGWRAIIRDTAEGPYASRKVLMCDKPMVR, from the exons ATGAAACCCCTGGGCGCGCACGGAGCCGACCTGCTCTGCGGCCCGCGCGTCGTCCGCGCCGCGGTCCTCGCCatcgcctgcgccgccgccttcatcGTCGGGTACCACTGGTCCGACTCCTCCCCGCGCCTGCTCTTCTTctcgtccaccgccgcctcgccgtcgctcctCTCCACCGGTTCCCCTTCCGTAGTCGTCTCCCCCAACGCCAACCTCTCCTTCGACCCGTCCCTGATCCCCACCTCTGCCGCTGGGGTCTCCGCCtctgccaccgcgccgcctgcTTCTCCTAGTGCCAATGCCTCGCCCCCAcctgcgctgccgccgcctccgccgctgccgacaccgcctcctcccctcctccccccgccCCCTCCCGCACGCCTCGGCATCCTGGGCGAGGACGGCGCGATGCGGGACGActtcgacgtcggcggcgccgccaacGATACCGATCTGGCTAGCGACGAGGCGCTGCCGCAGGAGCCGACCGACGCGACCCCTGTGGGAGGGAACAGAGTTCGGATTGGGAGGTTCCCGGTTTGTCCTGAGAGCTTGCGGGAGTACATACCGTGTCTTGACAATGATGAAGAGATAAGGAAGCTGCCCTCGAcggagcgcggcgagcggtTCGAGCGGCATTGCCCTGCCAAGGACAAGGCTCTGAGCTGCCTCGTGCCGGCGCCCAAGGGTTATAAGATACCCATCCCCTGGCCTCGGAGCAGAGACGAG GTATGGTTTAGCAATGTACCTCACACACGGTTGGTTGATGACAAAGGAGGGCAGAATTGGATTACCAAAGCTAAAGATAAATTTAGGTTTCCTGGAGGAGGAACTCAATTCATCCATGGAGCAAATCAATACCTGGATCAGATTTCTCAG ATGGTACCAGATATTGCATTTGGCTCTCATACGAGAGTTGTCCTGGATGTTGGCTGTGGAGTAGCAAGTTTTGGTGCATACTTACTCTCACGTGATGTGCTGACATTATCCATAGCTCCCAAAGATGTTCATGAGAATCAGATACAGTTTGCTCTTGAGCGTGGTGTGCCTGCCATGGCAGCAGCATTTGCGACACACCGATTATTATATCCCAGTCAAGCATTTGACTTAATCCATTGTTCACGCTGCAGAATAAATTGGACCCGCGATG ATGGAATCCTGCTTCTGGAGGTTAATAGAATGCTGAGAGCTGGTGGTTTTTTTGCTTGGGCAGCACAGCCTGTTTATAAGCATGAAGAGGCTCAGCAAGAAGCATGGAAAG AGATGGAGGAGCTTACAGCACGGCTTTGTTGGGAGCTTGTGAAGAAAGAGGGATATATTGCTATGTGGAGGAAACCATTAAATAACTCATGCTACATGAACCGTGACCCTGGGGTCAAACCTGCACTTTGTGATACTGATGATAATCCAGATGATGTCTG GTATGTCAATCTGAAAGCGTGTATCAGTCGACTTCCTGAAAATGGTGATGGATCGACTCCCTATCCATGGCCTGCACGTTTAATGGAGCCACCAGAAAGGCTTCAAGGTGTTGAAATGGATGCCCACTCGTCAAAGAAGGAGCTTTTCAAAGCAGAAACCAAATTCTGGGATGACATAGTTGAAGGTTATATTCGTGTTTTTAAGTGGAGAAAGTTCAAACTCCGGAATGTGTTGGACATGAGGGCTGGATTCGGAGg gTTTGCAGCGGCATTGATTAATCGTAAACTTGATTGCTGGGTGATGAATGTCGTTCCTGTTAGTGAGCCAAACACACTTCCTGTAATCTATGACCGGGGACTTCTTGGAGTGGCTCATGACTG GTGTGAACCATTCGATACATATCCAAGGACTTATGATCTTCTACATGCATTTGGCCTATTCTCAAAGGAACAGAAAAG ATGTAACATCTCAAGTATCTTGCTGGAGATGGATCGAATACTCAGACCTGGCGGTAGGGCTTATATCCGCGACCTAAAAGAAATTGTACAGGAGATCAAAGAAATAGCAAACGCCATGGGATGGCGAGCTATCATACGTGACACTGCAGAAGGCCCATATGCTAGCAGGAAGGTTTTGATGTGTGACAAGCCGATGGTGCGATAG